In Kitasatospora viridis, one DNA window encodes the following:
- a CDS encoding haloacid dehalogenase-like hydrolase, which yields MPEKVLVLWDIDRTLLYVGTTDRRVYQDAFARVVGRPAERLPARGTGVTMPLAVRELLRANGVTGEAEVERLADRVIELMPELLESRVPEMRQEGQVMVGAEAALRAVWAADALVPGVLTGNLRRSAEIKLGVFSLDGFVDTEVGAYASDDAHRPALVSIAQQRAAAKYGTRFARDNTVIIGDSLEDVRTGLLGGAKVIGVASGTVGARDLADAGADRVVADLLNPRLLLKSIADLTSAARREQKAGDAG from the coding sequence ATGCCGGAGAAGGTGCTCGTGCTCTGGGACATCGACCGCACGCTGCTCTACGTCGGCACCACTGACCGGCGCGTCTATCAGGACGCCTTCGCCCGCGTCGTCGGCCGCCCGGCTGAGCGGCTGCCCGCGCGGGGGACCGGCGTCACCATGCCGCTCGCGGTCCGCGAGCTGCTGCGCGCCAACGGAGTGACCGGCGAGGCGGAGGTCGAGCGGCTGGCTGATCGTGTGATCGAGCTGATGCCCGAACTGTTGGAGTCGCGAGTGCCCGAGATGCGGCAGGAGGGGCAGGTGATGGTCGGGGCCGAGGCCGCGCTGCGAGCGGTGTGGGCTGCGGATGCTCTGGTGCCCGGAGTGCTGACCGGGAACCTTCGGCGGAGTGCGGAGATCAAGCTCGGGGTGTTCAGTTTGGACGGATTCGTGGACACCGAGGTGGGCGCCTACGCCTCCGATGACGCGCACCGACCGGCGCTCGTCTCGATCGCCCAGCAGCGGGCCGCTGCGAAGTACGGCACCCGCTTCGCTCGCGACAACACGGTGATCATCGGGGACTCGCTGGAGGACGTCCGTACCGGTCTCCTGGGTGGTGCCAAGGTCATCGGTGTCGCGTCCGGCACAGTCGGCGCACGGGACCTCGCGGACGCCGGTGCGGACAGGGTTGTCGCCGATCTGCTGAACCCGCGCCTCCTGCTCAAGTCGATCGCTGATCTGACGTCAGCAGCGAGGAGAGAACAGAAAGCAGGAGATGCTGGCTGA
- a CDS encoding LysR family transcriptional regulator: MELRDIEIFLVLAEELHFGRTAERLGVSRARVSQSVKKQERRIGGLLFDRTSRTVRLTPIGRRLRDDLRAAQEQIQQALARAGAAARGLRGTVRLGTMGVVGGHLRWLVSAFTAQYPDCDVEFVEIHPSDPFRPLRDGRVDAALLWLPVREPGLAVGPIVLTEGQVLGTASGSDLADRAAVHLEDLGGRTVPDPGPLVPAYWIEHMLPARTPAGRLISRGSVGGAATFHEMLPHIAAGRVVAPVNAHVQWAYNPPGVVWLPISDAALTEWALVWARANESLHLNAFVETARELGPRPISADG, encoded by the coding sequence GTGGAACTGCGCGACATCGAGATCTTCCTGGTACTGGCCGAGGAGCTGCACTTCGGCCGCACCGCCGAGCGCCTCGGCGTCTCCCGGGCCCGGGTCAGCCAGTCGGTGAAGAAGCAGGAACGCCGCATCGGCGGCCTGCTGTTCGACCGCACCAGCCGGACGGTCCGGCTGACGCCCATCGGCCGCCGCCTGCGCGACGACCTGCGGGCGGCCCAGGAACAGATCCAGCAGGCCCTGGCCCGCGCGGGGGCCGCCGCACGCGGGCTGCGCGGCACCGTGCGGCTGGGCACCATGGGCGTCGTGGGCGGCCACCTGAGGTGGTTGGTCTCGGCCTTCACGGCTCAATACCCCGACTGTGACGTGGAGTTCGTCGAGATCCACCCCAGCGACCCGTTCCGACCGCTGCGTGACGGGCGGGTCGACGCGGCGCTGCTCTGGCTGCCGGTCCGGGAGCCGGGGCTGGCGGTGGGTCCGATCGTCCTGACGGAGGGTCAGGTCCTCGGAACGGCTTCGGGTTCGGACCTCGCCGACCGCGCGGCGGTCCACCTGGAGGACCTCGGCGGTCGAACCGTCCCGGACCCCGGCCCGCTCGTCCCCGCCTACTGGATCGAGCACATGCTGCCCGCCCGTACGCCCGCCGGCCGCCTCATCTCCCGTGGCAGCGTGGGCGGAGCGGCCACGTTCCACGAGATGCTCCCGCACATCGCCGCCGGCCGCGTGGTGGCCCCGGTGAACGCGCACGTGCAGTGGGCCTACAACCCGCCGGGCGTCGTGTGGCTGCCGATCAGCGATGCGGCGCTGACGGAGTGGGCGCTGGTGTGGGCGCGCGCCAACGAGAGCCTGCACCTGAACGCCTTCGTGGAGACCGCGCGCGAGTTGGGGCCACGGCCCATCAGCGCCGACGGCTGA
- a CDS encoding HEAT repeat domain-containing protein: protein MSASTAGDGTSAACGLGDFLRTRAQEAGLSTREIAQAFQQRVDREEARITAGAGGPADPVGGLSFSKSHLDRLFKGGAALPSLRFLRVFLEITSAGAGLHPQRHQALYREATELLTEARQLRARPTAQPQPQPQPQPPTTAAAVAALQTQLDLERANRTGDRLRRELSDTQALMGTLLQIIDALRDIITELDLDLSGMPRTAGRTVPRSLAERQRTDAVEYKAAAEAEFDRVDHRRRVLELLWDQAQGNLRRLAAHAEVGYLRPLPDLPPLPARGALSSGLNAEPALVDIATALGRVQEYNAAEEQKITELRRVLADNAPLAPDDELAILVDATRLSDPRARGAALRTVLASWAHHPSTRDTLLRLVHDDQSAIRHNAVWGLAAAWAGTPEARDAVAALAGDPEYDVRKTAALGLVHGWAGDHTARDALARLVQHEDPGVRHTMVQALVQGWGDDPVVRDCLITLTCDGEVLVRALAAECLVGGWPGDGAALAALRSLCGDVAESVRWIAVQGLARQGYTPATSLVTGNAILQAAELPDSYQELGTLPIVAALRQGIGFHEGITVLVGANGTGKTILLEALALSLQRTKFALPVDRLTQVSLDLASHLRISRNAQRTPYSCHCVNDRTYRAPDRRASGLENRLAYLRSLAESGGAPNRIVLIDEPLAYLHPKEEHGVFDAVSELADQGIQLIVASSQATWTALPAARVIEIDRSAQRVASFDPTKLPG from the coding sequence ATGAGCGCATCAACGGCGGGGGACGGCACCAGTGCCGCGTGCGGACTCGGCGACTTCCTCCGGACCCGGGCTCAGGAGGCGGGCCTGAGCACGCGTGAGATCGCCCAGGCCTTCCAGCAGCGGGTCGACCGGGAGGAGGCGCGGATCACGGCGGGGGCGGGCGGGCCGGCCGACCCGGTGGGCGGGTTGAGCTTCTCCAAGTCGCACCTCGACCGCCTCTTCAAGGGCGGTGCCGCGCTGCCGTCCCTCCGATTCCTCAGGGTCTTCCTGGAGATCACCAGCGCCGGCGCCGGCCTGCATCCGCAGCGCCACCAGGCGCTGTACCGGGAGGCGACGGAACTACTGACCGAGGCCCGACAGCTGCGGGCCCGCCCTACTGCGCAGCCGCAGCCGCAGCCGCAGCCGCAGCCGCCCACCACGGCGGCGGCCGTCGCCGCGTTGCAGACGCAGCTCGACCTCGAACGCGCGAACCGCACCGGGGACCGCCTCCGCCGGGAGTTGAGCGACACCCAGGCACTGATGGGCACACTGCTGCAGATCATCGACGCGCTGCGGGACATCATCACCGAGCTCGATCTCGACCTGTCCGGCATGCCACGCACTGCCGGGCGGACAGTTCCGCGCTCGCTGGCCGAGCGCCAGCGCACCGACGCGGTCGAGTACAAGGCGGCGGCGGAGGCGGAGTTCGACCGGGTCGACCACCGGCGGCGGGTGCTGGAGCTGTTGTGGGACCAGGCGCAGGGCAACCTGCGGAGGCTGGCAGCGCATGCCGAGGTCGGGTACCTGCGGCCCTTGCCCGACCTCCCGCCGCTGCCGGCCCGGGGCGCCCTCTCCTCCGGTCTCAACGCCGAGCCCGCGCTCGTGGACATCGCGACTGCCCTCGGCCGGGTCCAGGAGTACAACGCCGCGGAGGAGCAGAAGATCACCGAGCTGCGTCGCGTCCTCGCGGACAACGCGCCACTGGCCCCCGACGACGAACTGGCGATCCTGGTGGACGCCACCCGCCTGAGCGACCCGCGCGCCCGCGGCGCCGCCCTGCGGACCGTCCTGGCGAGCTGGGCCCACCACCCGAGCACCCGCGACACCCTCCTCCGCCTGGTCCATGACGACCAGTCGGCCATCCGCCACAACGCGGTTTGGGGCCTGGCAGCCGCCTGGGCCGGGACCCCCGAGGCTCGGGACGCCGTCGCGGCGCTGGCCGGTGACCCCGAGTACGACGTTCGGAAGACGGCGGCGCTGGGGCTGGTACACGGCTGGGCGGGAGACCACACCGCGCGGGACGCGCTGGCCCGGCTCGTCCAGCACGAGGACCCGGGAGTCCGGCACACGATGGTACAGGCGCTGGTTCAGGGATGGGGGGACGATCCGGTGGTCCGCGACTGCCTGATCACTCTCACCTGTGATGGCGAGGTACTGGTCCGGGCCCTTGCCGCGGAGTGCCTGGTCGGAGGCTGGCCAGGCGACGGCGCGGCACTCGCCGCGCTCCGCTCCCTCTGCGGCGATGTCGCGGAGTCCGTCCGCTGGATCGCCGTGCAGGGGCTCGCACGCCAGGGCTACACCCCGGCCACCTCGCTGGTGACGGGCAACGCCATTCTTCAGGCTGCCGAACTGCCGGATTCCTATCAGGAGCTCGGGACCCTGCCGATCGTCGCGGCGTTGCGTCAGGGAATCGGCTTCCACGAGGGGATCACCGTGCTCGTGGGCGCCAACGGCACAGGGAAGACCATTTTGCTGGAGGCCCTGGCCCTGTCGCTGCAGCGGACGAAATTCGCTCTCCCGGTCGATCGGCTGACCCAGGTGAGTCTTGACCTGGCCAGTCACCTCCGGATTTCCCGGAACGCCCAACGGACTCCGTACAGTTGCCACTGCGTCAACGATCGCACTTACCGGGCTCCCGACAGGCGGGCCTCCGGGCTGGAGAACAGGCTGGCGTATCTGCGCTCCCTGGCCGAGTCGGGAGGTGCGCCGAACCGGATTGTCCTCATCGACGAGCCCCTCGCATACCTGCATCCCAAGGAGGAACACGGGGTCTTCGACGCAGTCTCGGAACTCGCGGACCAGGGCATCCAGCTGATCGTCGCTTCGTCGCAAGCCACCTGGACCGCCCTCCCCGCTGCCCGCGTCATCGAGATCGACCGAAGCGCCCAGCGCGTCGCCTCCTTTGATCCAACGAAGCTCCCTGGTTAG
- a CDS encoding NAD(P)H-binding protein yields MILIIGATGTVGRATIDVLAAQGRKVTAITRSPQSARLPETVTVLQGDPAVPNIPEQAWDGVEAVLLSPRAVAGAAAPLLAQAARHGVRHVVVISSSTVPHPAGEPRFAAHFAAVEAAATASGLDWTFLRCADFAANSLAWAPQILATGTVRGAYAAATTSPIHERDIAEVAALALTHPEHAGRAYVLTGPHPLDQTEKVRLLGEVLGRDLSFIEVAPDHLRAAMLGQGLPEEVPARLLGSLADYAHHPGPTTETVRDLLGRPALDYAQWARDNAAAFKA; encoded by the coding sequence GTGATCCTGATCATCGGAGCCACCGGAACGGTCGGCCGCGCCACCATCGACGTCCTGGCGGCGCAGGGACGCAAGGTCACCGCGATCACCCGCTCACCCCAGTCGGCCCGCCTGCCGGAGACGGTGACCGTGCTCCAGGGCGACCCCGCCGTGCCGAACATCCCGGAGCAGGCCTGGGACGGCGTCGAGGCCGTGCTGCTGTCCCCGCGCGCCGTCGCGGGCGCCGCCGCACCGCTGCTGGCCCAGGCGGCCCGACACGGCGTCCGGCACGTCGTGGTGATCTCGTCGTCGACCGTGCCACACCCCGCCGGCGAACCCCGGTTCGCCGCGCACTTCGCCGCCGTCGAGGCCGCTGCCACGGCCTCCGGCCTGGACTGGACGTTCCTGCGCTGCGCCGACTTCGCGGCCAACAGCCTGGCCTGGGCACCACAGATCCTCGCGACCGGCACGGTCCGCGGCGCGTACGCCGCCGCCACCACGTCGCCGATCCACGAGCGCGACATCGCCGAGGTCGCGGCGCTGGCGCTCACCCACCCGGAACACGCCGGCCGTGCCTACGTCCTGACCGGGCCGCACCCGCTCGACCAGACCGAGAAGGTCCGCCTCCTGGGCGAAGTGCTGGGCCGCGACCTGAGCTTCATCGAGGTCGCCCCGGACCACCTCCGGGCCGCCATGCTCGGCCAAGGCCTGCCGGAGGAGGTCCCCGCCCGCCTGCTTGGCTCACTGGCCGACTACGCCCACCACCCCGGCCCCACAACGGAAACGGTGCGGGACCTGCTGGGCCGGCCCGCGCTCGACTACGCCCAGTGGGCCCGCGACAACGCCGCCGCGTTCAAGGCCTGA
- a CDS encoding intradiol ring-cleavage dioxygenase has protein sequence MANGTPENVLTTLTPTVRCNGTPPTPALREGPYYKPDTPFRTSFRSDEVAGVPMLLHGAVRTPEGKPIAGTLLDFWQVGEAGVYDADGFRLRGHQFTDAEGRWRLETVLPALYPGRTRHVHVKVQPPGGSVLTTMLYFPGERRNHLDKYFRPECLMDVRETAEGWDAEFTFVLDV, from the coding sequence ATGGCGAACGGAACCCCGGAGAATGTCCTGACGACGCTCACCCCGACCGTTCGCTGCAACGGGACGCCGCCCACGCCCGCCCTGCGTGAAGGGCCGTACTACAAACCCGACACCCCTTTCCGGACCAGCTTCCGCAGCGACGAGGTGGCCGGCGTCCCGATGCTGCTGCACGGCGCCGTGCGCACCCCCGAGGGCAAGCCGATAGCGGGCACCCTGCTCGACTTCTGGCAGGTCGGGGAGGCCGGGGTGTACGACGCCGACGGTTTTCGGCTGCGCGGCCACCAGTTCACGGACGCCGAGGGGCGGTGGCGGCTGGAAACGGTGCTGCCCGCGCTGTACCCGGGTCGCACGCGGCACGTGCACGTGAAGGTGCAGCCGCCCGGCGGATCCGTGCTGACCACGATGCTGTATTTCCCCGGCGAACGCCGGAACCACCTCGACAAGTATTTCCGGCCGGAATGCCTGATGGACGTGCGGGAGACCGCCGAGGGCTGGGACGCCGAGTTCACGTTCGTGCTGGACGTGTGA
- a CDS encoding zinc-dependent alcohol dehydrogenase, producing the protein MVEIVGTGVCGTDRKILLGRFPARPGVVLGHESVGVVRETGAQVRSVGVGDRVVVNPTLYCGWCVPCRRGATNFCRHKAGTEVGVDRDGTYAETVALPERFVERVPAGLPFRSAVLIEPLACVLSNVRAASLTFDDTVVVLGAGPIGMLTALVAAREARRVTVAETDGYRLERAREHFTHVVDVAGTDPAETLLKTSDGERPSVVFDTTGTGLDAALRLIDDGGRVVVMGFDDTYTVPLRPLQLTNRGIQVIGAGDYRADIFPVAVDLAAELSAAPRRPGTSTSTSTSTSTLLDRLVTHEFPLEQYPEAFAALGGLTQADQADRAGSGNSTQPPPRYDALKVVIRSHRGPVGADGWPVAE; encoded by the coding sequence GTGGTGGAGATCGTCGGTACCGGGGTCTGCGGAACGGACCGCAAGATCCTGCTCGGGCGGTTCCCGGCCCGGCCGGGCGTGGTGCTCGGGCACGAGTCGGTGGGTGTGGTGCGGGAGACCGGGGCGCAGGTGCGGTCGGTCGGGGTCGGGGACCGGGTGGTGGTCAACCCGACGCTGTACTGCGGGTGGTGCGTCCCGTGCCGCCGGGGAGCGACCAACTTCTGCCGTCACAAGGCCGGGACCGAGGTCGGCGTCGACCGGGACGGCACGTACGCGGAGACCGTGGCCCTGCCGGAACGTTTCGTCGAACGGGTGCCCGCCGGGCTGCCCTTCCGCAGTGCGGTCCTCATCGAACCGCTCGCCTGCGTCCTGAGCAACGTCAGGGCCGCGTCCCTGACCTTCGACGACACCGTGGTGGTGCTCGGCGCGGGCCCGATCGGAATGCTGACCGCACTGGTCGCCGCCCGCGAGGCGCGCCGGGTCACCGTCGCCGAGACGGACGGCTACCGGCTGGAGCGGGCCCGCGAACACTTCACGCACGTGGTGGACGTGGCCGGCACGGACCCGGCCGAAACCCTGCTGAAGACCTCGGACGGCGAGCGTCCCTCCGTCGTCTTCGACACCACGGGCACCGGCCTGGACGCGGCGTTGCGGCTGATCGACGACGGCGGCCGGGTGGTGGTGATGGGCTTCGACGACACCTACACGGTGCCGCTGCGCCCGCTCCAGCTCACCAACCGGGGCATCCAGGTGATTGGCGCCGGGGACTACCGGGCCGACATCTTCCCGGTCGCCGTCGACCTGGCCGCCGAACTCAGCGCCGCCCCGCGGCGCCCCGGCACCAGCACCAGCACCAGCACCAGCACCAGCACCCTCCTGGACCGGCTGGTGACGCACGAGTTCCCGCTGGAGCAGTACCCGGAGGCGTTCGCCGCACTTGGCGGCCTCACCCAGGCCGACCAGGCCGACCGAGCCGGCAGCGGCAACAGCACCCAACCGCCCCCGCGCTACGACGCGCTCAAGGTCGTCATCCGCTCGCACCGCGGCCCGGTCGGCGCCGACGGCTGGCCGGTGGCCGAGTGA
- a CDS encoding ROK family protein: protein MSAPRLGSIESGGTKFVCLVGSAPDRIEAETRFPTGEPGPTLARAIAFFQETAASTGPLDAVGIASFGPLELRPGHAKFGHLAATPKPGWSGVDVAGPIAAALGVPVGINTDVNGAALGEGRWGAAKGLDTYVYLTVGTGIGGGAVIGGKVVNGLVHTEMGHLSVPRVAGDAFPGSCPFHGDCWEGMAGGEAMGARWGVPAEELTGDALREALRLEAAYLAAGLRNIIYTTAPQRIVIGGGVAVLPGLFPLLRAELAAVLGGYPGLPEHAAEDFVVPARLGRLAGPAGGLVLADSAAAAAAAAAARPRPDDGPSGGPDA, encoded by the coding sequence GTGAGCGCGCCGCGCCTCGGGTCGATCGAGTCCGGGGGGACCAAGTTCGTCTGCCTGGTCGGCTCGGCCCCCGACCGGATCGAGGCCGAGACCCGGTTCCCGACCGGCGAACCGGGCCCCACCCTGGCCCGGGCCATCGCCTTCTTCCAGGAGACGGCCGCCAGCACCGGACCGCTTGACGCGGTCGGCATCGCCTCCTTCGGCCCCCTCGAACTGCGGCCGGGCCACGCCAAGTTCGGCCACCTCGCCGCCACCCCCAAGCCCGGCTGGTCCGGGGTGGACGTCGCCGGCCCGATCGCCGCCGCGCTCGGCGTGCCGGTGGGCATCAACACCGACGTCAACGGTGCGGCCCTCGGCGAGGGCCGCTGGGGCGCGGCGAAGGGCTTGGACACCTACGTCTACCTCACCGTCGGCACCGGGATCGGCGGCGGCGCGGTGATCGGCGGGAAGGTGGTCAACGGCCTGGTCCACACCGAGATGGGCCACCTCTCGGTGCCACGGGTCGCGGGCGACGCCTTTCCCGGCTCGTGCCCCTTCCACGGCGACTGCTGGGAGGGGATGGCGGGCGGCGAGGCGATGGGAGCCCGCTGGGGAGTGCCGGCCGAGGAACTGACCGGCGACGCACTGCGCGAGGCGCTGCGGCTGGAGGCGGCCTACCTGGCCGCGGGGCTGCGCAACATCATCTACACCACCGCACCCCAGCGGATCGTGATCGGCGGCGGCGTCGCGGTGCTCCCCGGGCTCTTCCCGCTGCTCCGCGCCGAACTGGCCGCGGTCCTGGGCGGATACCCCGGGCTGCCGGAGCACGCGGCCGAGGACTTCGTCGTCCCGGCACGGCTCGGCCGGCTCGCCGGACCGGCCGGCGGACTGGTCCTGGCGGACTCGGCAGCGGCAGCGGCGGCAGCAGCAGCCGCACGGCCGCGGCCCGATGATGGGCCATCAGGGGGACCGGACGCATGA
- a CDS encoding NUDIX hydrolase: MSDSPYVPRTFPISVKGVVLDSQDRVLLLKNEREEWELPGGKLELGEEPADCAAREVQEESGWDVAAGPLLDVWMYQPIPDRHVFIVTYGCRRLGPEQAPVVSDEHKEVGLFARAQVHDLVMPQGYKDSIARWYDQLGIA; encoded by the coding sequence ATGAGCGACTCCCCGTACGTCCCGCGCACGTTCCCGATCTCCGTCAAGGGCGTCGTGCTCGACTCGCAGGACAGAGTGCTGCTGCTCAAGAACGAACGGGAGGAGTGGGAGCTGCCCGGCGGCAAGCTCGAACTCGGCGAGGAGCCTGCGGACTGCGCGGCCCGGGAGGTCCAGGAGGAGAGCGGCTGGGACGTGGCGGCCGGCCCGCTCCTGGACGTCTGGATGTACCAGCCGATCCCCGACCGGCACGTCTTCATCGTCACCTACGGCTGTCGGCGCCTCGGGCCCGAGCAGGCCCCGGTGGTGAGCGACGAGCACAAGGAAGTCGGCCTGTTCGCCAGGGCCCAGGTCCACGACCTGGTCATGCCGCAGGGCTACAAGGACTCCATCGCCCGCTGGTACGACCAGCTCGGCATCGCCTGA
- a CDS encoding phosphotransferase — protein sequence MRPDPVGLLDPATHAWLTGHALPGALLHEVDPLPGGFTNDMALLTAQPPDAPGAERYVLRRYRPSDSRVPRNTCAVELAVLGRAQARTVPVTTVVAADPHGRATGRPTLLYRFVDGIPLSQVLADGPVSGDARVLGRAVGRVLARIGRVELPRPGAFGDPSLVPAPDGAVPLGDLPGFVERCLVEAVPGGPLSGADSAVLRALAHGGPRALAAVAGERSLVHGDFNPKNVLVHRRAGQWAVAAVLDWELAFSGSPLFDVGNMLRFAHEYPPSFAAGFVDGFRGGNGRLDDDRLGLSRTLDLFALADILTAPPDPAYFARARAVLHRSTAHRN from the coding sequence ATGCGCCCCGATCCGGTGGGTCTCCTCGACCCGGCCACCCACGCCTGGCTGACCGGGCACGCCCTGCCCGGCGCCCTGCTGCACGAGGTGGACCCGCTGCCCGGCGGGTTCACCAACGACATGGCGCTGCTCACCGCCCAGCCCCCCGACGCGCCGGGCGCGGAGCGCTACGTGCTGCGCCGCTACCGGCCCAGCGACAGCCGGGTCCCGCGCAACACCTGCGCGGTGGAGCTCGCCGTCCTCGGCCGGGCGCAGGCCCGCACCGTCCCGGTGACCACGGTGGTCGCGGCCGATCCGCACGGCCGGGCCACCGGCCGCCCCACCCTGCTCTACCGGTTCGTGGACGGGATCCCGCTCAGCCAGGTGCTCGCGGACGGCCCGGTGAGCGGCGACGCGCGGGTGCTGGGCCGGGCCGTCGGCAGGGTGCTGGCGCGGATCGGCCGGGTCGAGCTGCCCCGGCCGGGCGCGTTCGGCGACCCTTCGCTGGTGCCGGCCCCGGACGGCGCGGTCCCGCTGGGCGACCTGCCCGGTTTCGTCGAGCGCTGTCTGGTCGAGGCCGTCCCGGGCGGACCGCTGAGCGGGGCGGACTCCGCCGTGCTGCGCGCCCTGGCCCACGGCGGGCCCCGGGCACTGGCCGCCGTGGCGGGTGAACGGAGCCTGGTGCACGGCGACTTCAACCCGAAGAACGTCCTGGTCCACCGGCGTGCCGGGCAGTGGGCGGTGGCCGCCGTGCTCGACTGGGAGCTCGCGTTCAGCGGCTCCCCGCTGTTCGACGTCGGGAACATGCTGCGCTTCGCCCACGAGTACCCGCCGTCCTTCGCCGCGGGCTTCGTCGACGGCTTCCGGGGCGGGAACGGCCGGCTGGACGACGACCGGCTGGGGCTCAGCCGGACGCTGGACCTCTTCGCTCTCGCGGACATCCTCACCGCCCCGCCCGACCCGGCCTACTTCGCCCGCGCCCGCGCCGTGCTGCACCGGTCCACCGCCCACCGGAACTGA
- a CDS encoding aspartate aminotransferase family protein codes for MADLMRDQPATENGARGDVRGDALSYAQKHLYYPVSAYEMDHGEGIHLYDTDGNEYLDCASGTFNLSLGYGHPEVVKAMRDQVERLVHATSTFQTAPVNELVRRLVEITPPNLTKVHLKVSGGSTANEGAVKMAQLATGRRDVVTLFRSHHGQTMMTTTMSGESFRKAPFPHLMPGVLQVPDPYCLRCFYRQAGPDSCGMLCVERINDFLDHASSGSVACVVVEPVSGSGGNIVPPDGYLAALRALCDERGIVLIFDEIQTGIGRVGRMFAAEHYGVRPDILTTAKGLGGSGAQIAAIVADERMSGLSADHHSFTYGGNVLAAAAAATTLDVIGRPGFLENVREVGAHIMDRLHALAARHPAIVDVRGLGLMIGIEIGDDRGRPHSERAQVLARRGMDHGLILRTSRYGRGNVIKIRPPLILTRTEADLLCDRLEALFAAEAAA; via the coding sequence ATGGCCGACCTCATGCGCGACCAGCCAGCCACGGAGAACGGTGCCCGGGGCGACGTCCGCGGTGACGCCCTGAGCTACGCCCAGAAGCACCTGTACTACCCGGTCAGTGCGTACGAGATGGACCACGGCGAGGGCATCCACCTGTACGACACCGACGGCAACGAGTACCTCGACTGCGCGTCCGGCACCTTCAACCTGAGCCTCGGCTACGGGCACCCCGAGGTGGTCAAGGCCATGCGCGACCAGGTGGAACGGCTGGTGCACGCCACCTCGACCTTCCAGACCGCCCCCGTCAACGAGTTGGTCCGCCGGCTGGTCGAGATCACCCCGCCGAACCTGACCAAGGTGCACCTCAAGGTGTCCGGCGGCTCCACGGCCAACGAGGGCGCGGTCAAGATGGCGCAGCTCGCCACCGGCCGCCGCGACGTCGTCACCCTGTTCCGCAGCCACCACGGCCAGACCATGATGACGACCACCATGTCGGGCGAGTCGTTCCGCAAGGCGCCCTTCCCGCACCTGATGCCGGGCGTGCTCCAGGTTCCCGACCCCTACTGCCTGCGCTGCTTCTACCGCCAGGCGGGGCCGGACAGCTGCGGCATGTTGTGCGTGGAACGGATCAACGACTTCCTGGACCACGCCAGTTCCGGCAGTGTCGCCTGCGTGGTCGTCGAACCGGTCTCCGGCAGCGGCGGCAACATCGTGCCGCCCGACGGCTACCTGGCCGCGCTGCGCGCCCTGTGCGACGAACGCGGCATCGTCCTCATCTTCGACGAGATCCAGACCGGCATCGGCCGGGTCGGCCGGATGTTCGCCGCGGAGCACTACGGGGTCCGGCCCGACATCCTGACCACCGCCAAGGGCCTCGGCGGCTCCGGCGCCCAGATCGCGGCCATCGTCGCCGACGAGCGGATGTCCGGGCTCAGCGCCGACCACCACTCCTTCACCTACGGCGGCAACGTCCTCGCCGCCGCCGCGGCGGCCACCACCCTCGACGTGATCGGCCGCCCCGGCTTCCTGGAGAACGTCCGGGAGGTCGGCGCCCACATCATGGACCGGCTGCACGCGCTGGCCGCCCGGCACCCCGCCATCGTGGACGTGCGCGGCCTGGGCCTGATGATCGGGATCGAGATCGGCGACGACCGGGGCCGCCCGCACAGCGAACGGGCCCAGGTCCTCGCCCGGCGCGGCATGGACCACGGCCTGATCCTGCGCACCTCCCGCTACGGCCGGGGCAATGTGATCAAGATCCGCCCGCCGCTGATCCTGACCCGTACGGAGGCCGATCTGCTCTGCGACCGGCTCGAAGCCCTCTTCGCCGCGGAGGCCGCCGCATGA